Proteins from a genomic interval of Alphaproteobacteria bacterium:
- a CDS encoding thiamine pyrophosphate-dependent dehydrogenase E1 component subunit alpha, whose protein sequence is MPSHLDPSTLSDYERLFYATLRIRRVEQRIIDIYPSDRIQSPVHLSIGQEAVAVGACDGLRRSDPAYVTYRSHAFYLAKGGDLNAMFAELYGRRDGMAKGKAGSMHLAAPDVGLMGASAIVASTIPHAVGSALAARNRRSGQVTLCVFGDGATEEGVYHESLNFAALHALPVLFLCENNELAVHAHRHERQAYGLVEHARSYGVGAVTISDGADFVMVRDVCRGIVDEMRRDARPRLVVVDTFRAHEHVGPGLDFDAGYRGRDGLCAWQGQDPLQQRADLVARFAPAIDAEIDAAVAFAENSPFPTAEDLLTDVDGLAA, encoded by the coding sequence ATGCCGAGTCATCTCGATCCGTCCACGCTCTCCGACTACGAGCGCCTGTTCTACGCCACCTTGCGCATCCGCCGCGTCGAGCAGCGCATCATCGACATCTACCCCAGCGACCGCATCCAGAGCCCGGTGCACCTGTCGATTGGACAGGAAGCGGTTGCCGTCGGCGCCTGCGATGGCCTGCGCCGGTCTGACCCCGCCTATGTCACCTATCGCAGCCACGCCTTCTACCTGGCCAAGGGCGGCGATCTCAACGCCATGTTCGCCGAGCTCTATGGCCGCCGCGACGGGATGGCCAAGGGCAAGGCGGGCTCGATGCACCTCGCCGCGCCGGATGTCGGCCTGATGGGCGCGTCGGCCATCGTCGCCAGCACCATCCCGCATGCCGTCGGCAGCGCGCTGGCGGCCCGCAACCGGCGCAGCGGCCAGGTGACGCTGTGCGTGTTCGGCGACGGCGCGACCGAGGAAGGCGTCTATCACGAGTCGCTCAACTTCGCCGCGCTGCACGCCCTGCCGGTGCTGTTCCTGTGCGAGAACAACGAGTTGGCAGTGCACGCCCACCGCCACGAGCGACAGGCCTATGGACTGGTGGAACATGCGCGCAGCTATGGCGTCGGTGCGGTCACGATTTCCGACGGCGCCGACTTCGTGATGGTCCGCGACGTGTGCCGCGGGATCGTCGACGAGATGCGCCGCGACGCCCGGCCGCGCCTGGTGGTGGTCGACACCTTCCGGGCGCACGAGCATGTCGGCCCCGGCCTCGACTTCGACGCCGGCTATCGCGGCCGCGACGGCCTGTGCGCCTGGCAGGGCCAGGACCCGCTGCAGCAGCGCGCCGACCTGGTCGCCCGCTTCGCTCCGGCGATCGATGCGGAAATCGATGCGGCGGTTGCCTTCGCCGAGAACAGCCCCTTCCCCACCGCCGAGGATCTGCTGACCGATGTCGATGGCCTTGCCGCTTGA
- a CDS encoding NUDIX hydrolase: MTIAFSTPWFSIEAVPDRDGSMDPPYYRLVCGDGVVALPMTADGELVLVEQYRPTLRATTLEFPAGEREAHETEQMAAARETFEETGHVCDFWVSVAPGRMLLNRTDHRDFFVLGIGARRVPGWEPHEATRPMLLSRARFVERVRTDMFEHTAALSALALLEMKFGVRLLVDDPDATRARLAGAGVAVTLEQAVATT; encoded by the coding sequence ATGACGATTGCGTTCTCCACGCCCTGGTTCTCGATCGAGGCGGTGCCCGACCGCGACGGCTCGATGGACCCGCCCTACTACCGGCTGGTCTGCGGCGACGGCGTCGTTGCGCTGCCGATGACCGCCGACGGCGAACTGGTGCTGGTCGAGCAGTACCGGCCGACGCTGCGGGCGACCACGCTGGAGTTCCCGGCCGGCGAGCGCGAGGCCCACGAGACCGAGCAGATGGCCGCGGCGCGCGAGACCTTCGAGGAGACCGGCCATGTCTGCGACTTCTGGGTCTCGGTCGCACCGGGGCGCATGCTGCTGAACCGGACCGATCACCGCGACTTCTTCGTGCTCGGCATCGGCGCCCGCCGGGTGCCGGGCTGGGAGCCGCACGAGGCGACGCGGCCGATGCTGCTGTCGCGCGCCCGCTTCGTCGAGCGGGTACGGACCGACATGTTCGAGCACACCGCCGCGCTGAGCGCGCTGGCGCTGCTCGAGATGAAGTTCGGCGTTCGCCTGCTCGTTGACGACCCGGATGCCACCCGCGCCAGGCTGGCCGGAGCGGGCGTGGCGGTGACGCTGGAACAGGCCGTCGCGACGACTTGA
- a CDS encoding transketolase C-terminal domain-containing protein produces the protein MSMALPLDAVAAPETAPAGNTYRDALAAAMRSAMADHDHTLILGQGVTDHKGIFGTTTGLLDAFGPERMIETPLAEDAVTGICIGAALNGLYPINTHIRADFGLLAVNQLVNLAAKYRYMFGGLYEVPMLVRMVVGRSWGQGAQHSQSPQSLFAHNPGLTVIMPSSPRAILTDYAHAIAHHRGPVVAIEHRLMYDLAFEDEDGDEAFPPMATRLVRRGRDVTIAATSIMVLEAKRAARHLASHGIDCEIIDLNAVSHIDRELVLASLAKTGRLLVADTSWQAFGVAAELSRIVAETDPRLLLAPVRSLGMQPCPCPTAKALEDLFYPSLDRFVDCAATLVRGEGHGIPLPGETSMADVYKHFKGPF, from the coding sequence ATGTCGATGGCCTTGCCGCTTGACGCCGTCGCCGCGCCGGAAACGGCGCCGGCCGGCAACACCTATCGCGACGCCCTCGCCGCCGCCATGCGCAGCGCGATGGCCGACCACGACCACACGCTGATCCTTGGCCAGGGGGTCACCGATCACAAGGGCATCTTCGGCACAACCACCGGCCTGCTCGACGCCTTCGGACCGGAACGGATGATCGAGACGCCGCTGGCGGAAGATGCCGTCACCGGCATCTGCATCGGCGCGGCGTTGAACGGGCTCTACCCGATCAACACCCACATCCGTGCCGATTTCGGCCTGCTTGCTGTCAATCAGCTGGTCAACCTGGCCGCCAAGTACCGCTACATGTTCGGCGGCCTCTACGAGGTGCCGATGCTGGTGCGCATGGTGGTCGGCCGCAGCTGGGGCCAGGGCGCGCAGCATTCGCAGAGCCCGCAGTCGCTGTTCGCCCACAACCCCGGCCTGACGGTGATCATGCCGTCGAGCCCGCGCGCGATCCTGACCGACTACGCCCATGCCATCGCGCACCACCGCGGCCCGGTCGTCGCGATCGAGCACCGGCTTATGTACGACCTCGCCTTCGAAGACGAGGACGGCGACGAAGCGTTCCCGCCGATGGCGACACGCCTGGTCCGCCGCGGCCGCGACGTCACCATTGCGGCTACCTCGATCATGGTGCTGGAGGCGAAGCGTGCGGCCCGGCACCTCGCCAGTCACGGCATCGACTGCGAGATCATCGACCTCAACGCGGTTTCGCACATCGACCGCGAGCTGGTGCTGGCCAGCCTGGCCAAGACCGGCCGGCTGCTGGTCGCCGACACCAGCTGGCAGGCGTTCGGCGTCGCCGCCGAGCTGTCGCGGATCGTGGCGGAGACCGACCCGCGCCTGTTGCTGGCGCCGGTTCGCTCGCTCGGCATGCAGCCCTGCCCCTGTCCGACCGCCAAGGCGCTGGAGGACCTGTTCTATCCGTCGCTCGACCGCTTCGTCGACTGCGCCGCCACCCTGGTCCGCGGCGAAGGCCACGGCATCCCGTTGCCGGGCGAGACGTCGATGGCCGACGTCTACAAGCACTTCAAGGGACCGTTCTGA